The Candidatus Binatota bacterium genome has a segment encoding these proteins:
- a CDS encoding enoyl-CoA hydratase family protein, with translation MAFKTSISDGLAELVLDKPPVNAFDSGEWHELAGLFTQLGDDPSVNVVLCRNEGRGFCAGVDIKELAADSSRIVEVNHGCYDTFAAIHDCAVPVVMAVSGFCLGGGIGMVGSADIILASDDATFGLPEIDRGAMGAATHLARMFPLQKVRRMFFTGEPIDALEAYRLGAVESVHPRDQLAAAARELAAVIAAKSPRAVRVAKEALNGIEPVDIKRSYRFEQGFTYEMYASSDSQEARDAFVEKREASFSDGGKKTGGKGNKD, from the coding sequence CGAGTTGGTGCTGGACAAGCCGCCGGTAAACGCCTTTGACAGCGGCGAGTGGCACGAACTCGCGGGACTGTTTACGCAACTGGGCGACGATCCGTCGGTAAACGTGGTGCTCTGTCGCAACGAGGGACGCGGCTTCTGCGCTGGGGTGGACATCAAGGAACTCGCTGCCGACAGTTCACGCATAGTGGAGGTCAACCACGGCTGCTACGACACCTTTGCCGCCATACACGACTGCGCGGTGCCGGTCGTGATGGCGGTGTCGGGTTTCTGCCTGGGTGGGGGCATCGGCATGGTCGGCTCGGCCGACATCATACTGGCTTCTGACGACGCGACCTTTGGTCTGCCCGAGATAGACCGTGGAGCCATGGGTGCGGCTACTCACCTGGCGCGCATGTTCCCGTTGCAGAAAGTACGGCGCATGTTTTTTACCGGCGAGCCCATAGACGCCCTCGAAGCTTACCGACTGGGCGCGGTAGAAAGCGTGCATCCTCGCGATCAACTGGCCGCCGCCGCCCGCGAGCTGGCCGCCGTCATCGCGGCCAAGAGCCCACGCGCCGTGCGCGTGGCAAAGGAGGCCCTGAACGGCATAGAGCCGGTGGACATAAAGCGCAGCTACCGTTTTGAGCAGGGCTTTACCTACGAGATGTACGCGTCGTCCGATTCGCAGGAGGCGCGCGACGCCTTCGTTGAAAAACGAGAGGCGAGTTTTTCGGATGGCGGCAAAAAGACCGGCGGCAAG